In Argiope bruennichi chromosome 4, qqArgBrue1.1, whole genome shotgun sequence, a single window of DNA contains:
- the LOC129966732 gene encoding uncharacterized protein LOC129966732 has protein sequence MKYLFAFTIFIALAYQATAQSCHLREVDLCVATMIFHYQGSGVPVDESGVESLCESIDETTQCLRNFTNKCMTPVQREVLQLIAEGSEATVKDFCTPGSEVRVKFLKHAKCLGEVHADDSMRECMVGMQLAIEKVTETQFDKRVGTLCCGFRKFLECGEKLTEQKCGREAVEMGRTIAELAVTELPNVVCHSFDPNSSSCQALLPPKGSTPKGTQSGSQLARLLATALGN, from the exons ATGAAGTATCTATTTGCTTTCACTATCTTCATCGCTCTTG CTTACCAGGCAACTGCTCAATCATGTCATCTGAGAGAAGTGGATCTGTGCGTTGCTACAATGATCTTTCATTATCAAGGAAGTGGTGTACCTGTAGATGAAAGTGGAGTGGAAAGCCTGTGCGA GTCCATTGATGAAACTACTCAGTGCCTGAGGAATTTCACTAACAAATGCATGACTCCAGTCCAGAGAGAAGTTCTGCAACTTATTGCTGAAGGCTCCGAAGCAACCGTGAAGGATTTCTGCACTCCAGGATCAGAAGTGAGAGTCA AATTCTTGAAACATGCCAAGTGCTTGGGAGAAGTTCATGCTGATGATAGTATGAGGGAATGTATGGTTGGCATGCAATTGGCCATTGAAAAGGTCACTGAAACCCAATTCGACAAAAGAGTCGGAACACTTTGCTg CGGATTCCGAAAATTCCTTGAATGCGGTGAAAAACTGACCGAACAAAAATGTGGACGTGAAGCAGTCGAAATGGGAAGGACCATCGCAGAACTCGCTGTCACTGAGCTCCCCAACGTTGTCTGCCATTCTTTTGACCCTAACAGCAGTTCTTGCCAAGCACTCCTGCCACCTAAAGGTTCCACCCCAAAGGGTACTCAATCCGGTTCCCAGTTGGCCCGACTCCTTGCCACAGCTTTGGGTAACTAA